The Opitutaceae bacterium genome has a window encoding:
- the rph gene encoding ribonuclease PH, producing MTEPNRIDGRADDQLRPIQFEAGIAPHASGSVLVSFGHTRVICAATIDRRVPAWMRQQGVTGGWLTAEYSMLPYSTHERKSRDISRGKMDGRTVEIQRLIGRAMRAVVDLQKLPDHTLWIDCDVLQADGGTRTASITGAYLAGRLAVQQLVDSGKIAENPFRDSIAAVSVGMFEGRPVLDLPYLEDKDATVDFNVVMTGQGQYVEVQGSGEEATFSEEEFQALTRLAKKGISEIAAMQAGFLMKHLLGSG from the coding sequence ATGACTGAGCCCAACCGCATCGACGGCCGGGCTGACGACCAGCTCCGCCCGATCCAGTTCGAGGCCGGCATCGCGCCGCACGCTTCCGGATCCGTCCTCGTCAGCTTCGGCCACACCCGGGTCATCTGCGCCGCCACCATCGACCGGCGCGTCCCCGCCTGGATGCGCCAACAGGGCGTGACCGGCGGCTGGTTGACCGCCGAGTACTCCATGCTGCCCTACAGCACCCACGAGCGCAAATCGCGCGACATTTCCCGTGGGAAAATGGACGGGCGCACCGTCGAGATCCAACGGTTGATCGGTCGCGCCATGCGCGCCGTGGTCGACCTGCAGAAGCTCCCCGATCACACCCTCTGGATCGACTGCGATGTCCTCCAGGCCGACGGCGGCACCCGGACCGCCTCCATCACCGGGGCCTACCTCGCGGGCCGGCTCGCCGTCCAGCAACTGGTCGACTCCGGCAAGATCGCAGAAAATCCGTTTCGGGATTCCATCGCCGCGGTCAGCGTCGGCATGTTCGAGGGCCGCCCGGTTCTCGATCTGCCCTACCTCGAAGACAAGGACGCCACCGTCGACTTCAACGTCGTCATGACCGGACAGGGACAATACGTCGAAGTCCAGGGCTCGGGCGAAGAGGCCACCTTCTCGGAGGAAGAGTTCCAGGCGTTGACCCGGTTGGCGAAAAAAGGCATAAGCGAAATTGCTGCCATGCAGGCGGGATTCCTAATGAAGCACCTGCTCGGATCAGGATAA